A window of Polynucleobacter sp. KF022 genomic DNA:
GAATGCAGAGACTGGTGCGATCCTGTCTCTGGTGGGTGGTTTTGATTTCCGTCGCAATCAATTTAATCATGTGACGCAAGCGTTGCGTCAACCGGGCTCTTCTTTTAAGCCATTTATCTATGCGGCAGCGATTGAAAAAGGTTTTTCACCCAGCACAATGGTGAATGATGCGCCCTTATCAATCGGTAGCATGGAAACAGGTAGCCAGGCCTGGGAACCAAAAAACTATGATGGTAAGTATGAAGGCATGATGCGCTTGCGCAACGCGCTGGCTAAATCGAAGAACTTAGTTTCAGTACGGATCATTCGAGCGATTGGTCCTTCTTATGCGCAGGAATATATTCAGCGTTTTGGTTTTGAACCAGAAAAGCATCCCCCTTACTTAACGATGGCTTTGGGTGCGGGTTCGGTTACGCCATTACAAATGGCTTCTGCTTATAGTGTCTTTGCAAATGGCGGCTACCGCGTAGATCCATTCTTGATTGATAAGATGGTCGACTCTAAAGGCGCTGTCATGTTTGAAGCAAAACCTACTCATGCTCGTGAAGATGCGCCACGTGTATTAGATGCGCGTACTGCTTTTGTAATGGATAGTATGTTGCAAGAGGTAACTAAGTCAGGCACTGCAGCTTCTGCTCGCGGTAAGTTAGGGCGCAATGATATTGCAGGTAAAACAGGCACAACGAACGATTCTCATGATGCTTGGTTTGCTGGATACAATCCAAAAGTGGTTGCTGTTGCATGGATTGGTTTTGATAAGCCAGCGAGCTTAGGCGATCGTGAAACCGGTGGCGGTCTTGCTCTACCAATGTGGATTTCTTATATGGGTACAGCATTAAGAGAGATTCCTCAGCAGGCTCGTGAAGTTCCAAGTGGTGTTACACAAGTTGATGGGGACTGGTTTATTCCAGAGTTTTCTAACAGTGGTGGTGCGCGCGAACTGCAATAGTTCGCTTTTAAGATGGCACGGCAAGCGCGCACTGTAATACCCGGCCAAGCAATGCATGTGATGGTCCGCGGTAATAACCGTGAAACCCTTTTTTTTAGCGATGAAGATCGTCGCACTTATTTAGAGTGGTTGCGTGAGGCGGCTAGGCAATTTGGTTGCGCAGTTCATGCCTTTGCTTTGATGCCCAATCATGTTCATCTGTTGATGACTCCACAGAGCGAAGATTCTCTTGCAAAAACAATGCAATCTCTGGGGCGACGTTACGCACAGTATTTCAACCAACAGCATCGTCGCTCGGGGACCATTTGGGAGGGAAGGTATCGCTCATCTTTAATAGACCCAGATTATTTTTTGCGTTGTCAGCGCTATATCGAGCTCAATCCGGTGAGAGCTGGTTTTGAATCCAATCCTCAAAGTTCTACTTGGACTAGTTTTTCAGCACATATTGGTGAGAGTTCGGAGTCTTGGTTAGTGGATCATCAATATTTTTGGAGGCTGGGTAATACCCCCTTTGAAAGGCAGATGAACTGGGCAAGCTTTGTTAAGGAAGGCGCCCCCCATTGGGAGGACCGTCAAATTACCGAATCGTTAATTCGATCCAAGCCTTGGGTGAGTGACATTTATGCAAAAAAGCTCTTCAAGGATGCCCCAGAGATGACTGTCATTCGGCATCGAGGGCGACCAAGAAAAGTAAATGTTGTAAATTCAACAGCTTAGAGCAATAAAAACCCCCTGAATTCACTTTAGGGCATTGAATATTCTGACTCTGTCCCCATATAAGTAATTGATATTGGTGCGGCATACAAATAAATGGGACAGACTCATTTTATTTCTATTGCATCGGTATGGGTATTCACCTATATTTGATCCTCCAAAAGTAATTAGGCCTTTGTCGCCCCTCGGAAATACTATGACTACACAATTAAATAATGATCTTCGTCCAATTGCTCAAGGTTTATATGACCCTAGAAATGAGCATGATGCTTGCGGCGTAGGATTCGTGGCACACATCAAAGGCAAGAAATCTCATGAGATCGTTTCTCAGGGATTAAAGATTCTCGAAAATTTAGATCACCGGGGAGCGGTAGGTGCCGATCCTCTGATGGGTGACGGCGCTGGTATCTTGATTCAGATTCCGGATACTTTGTATCGCGAAGAGATGGCTAAGCAGGGTGTGACCTTGCCACCATTAGGTGAATATGGCGTTGGCATGATTTTCTTGCCAAAGGAACACGCTTCACGTTTAGCGTGTGAGCAAGAATTAGAGCGTACCGTTCGTTTAGAAGGACAGGTAGTTTTAGGTTGGAGAGATGTTCCGGTGGATGTGAAGTTACCGATGTCTCCAACAGTGCAAATGACGGAGCCATTTATTCGTCAAATTTTCATTGGCCGTGGTCGTGACATCATGACGACTGATGCACTCGAGCGTAAGTTATATGTGATTCGTAAGACAGCAAGTCACGCTATTCAAGATTTGCACCTGAAGCATGGCAAGGAATATTTTGTTGCTTCAATGTCTGCTAGGACTATTGTTTATAAGGGTTTGCTGTTGGCTAACCAAGTAGGCGCTTATTACCAAGATCTACAAGATAAGCGTACTGTGTCAGCGCTTGCATTAGTGCATCAACGCTTCTCAACCAACACTTTCCCTGCTTGGGAATTAGCGCATCCATATCGCATGATTGCTCACAATGGTGAGATCAATACTGTTAAAGGAAATGTCAATTGGGTGAATGCAC
This region includes:
- a CDS encoding transposase, whose product is MARQARTVIPGQAMHVMVRGNNRETLFFSDEDRRTYLEWLREAARQFGCAVHAFALMPNHVHLLMTPQSEDSLAKTMQSLGRRYAQYFNQQHRRSGTIWEGRYRSSLIDPDYFLRCQRYIELNPVRAGFESNPQSSTWTSFSAHIGESSESWLVDHQYFWRLGNTPFERQMNWASFVKEGAPHWEDRQITESLIRSKPWVSDIYAKKLFKDAPEMTVIRHRGRPRKVNVVNSTA